Proteins encoded together in one Bos indicus isolate NIAB-ARS_2022 breed Sahiwal x Tharparkar chromosome 25, NIAB-ARS_B.indTharparkar_mat_pri_1.0, whole genome shotgun sequence window:
- the HAGH gene encoding hydroxyacylglutathione hydrolase, mitochondrial isoform X1 has translation MVLGRGLLGRWSVAELGAVCARLGLGPALLGSLHHLGLRKSLTVDQGTMKVELLPALTDNYMYLLIDEDTKEAAIVDPVQPQKVVETARKHGVKLTTVLTTHHHWDHAGGNEKLVKLEPGLKVYGGDDRIGALTHKVTHLSTLQVGSLHVKCLSTPCHTSGHICYFVTKPNSPEPPAVFTGDTLFVAGCGKFYEGTADEMYKALLEVLGRLPADTRVYCGHEYTINNLKFARHVEPDNTAVREKLAWAKEKYSIGEPTVPSTIAEEFTYNPFMRVREKTVQQHAGETEPVATMRAIRKEKDQFKMPRD, from the exons ATGGTGCTGGGCCGCGGGCTGCTCGGCCGCTGGAGCGTCGCAGAGCTGGGAGCCGTCTGCGCTCGTCTCGGCCTGG GTCCAGCCCTGCTGGGAAGCCTCCACCACTTGGGTTTAAGGAAGAGCTTGACCGTGGATCAGGGCACCATGAAGGTGGAGTTACTGCCCGCTCTGACCGACAATTACATGTACCTGCTCATTGATGAGGACACCAAGGAGGCGGCCATTGTGGATCCGGTGCAGCCCCAGAAG GTGGTGGAAACGGCGAGGAAGCATGGCGTGAAGCTGACCACAGTGCTCACCACCCACCACCACTG GGACCACGCTGGCGGGAACGAGAAGCTGGTCAAGCTGGAACCTGGGTTGAAGGTGTACGGGGGTGATGACCGGATTGGGGCCCTGACTCACAAGGTCACACACCTGTCCACACTGCAG GTGGGGTCTCTCCATGTCAAGTGCCTGTCGACGCCGTGTCACACTTCCGGACACATCTGTTACTTTGTGACCAAGCCCAACAGTCCCGAGCCGCCCGCTGTGTTCACAG GTGACACCTTGTTTGTGGCCGGCTGCGGGAAGTTCTATGAAGGGACAGCGGATGAGATGTACAAAGCCCTGCTCGAGGTCCTGGGCCGGCTCCCTGCAGACACG AGAGTGTACTGTGGCCATGAATACACCATCAACAACCTGAAGTTTGCTCGCCACGTGGAGCCCGACAACACTGCCGTCCGGGAGAAACTGGCCTGGGCCAAG GAGAAGTACAGCATCGGGGAGCCCACGGTGCCATCCACCATCGCCGAGGAGTTCACCTACAACCCATTCATGCGAGTGAG GGAGAAGACGGTGCAGCAGCACGCGGGCGAGACGGAGCCTGTGGCCACCATGAGGGCCATCCGCAAAGAGAAGGACCAGTTCAAGATGCCGCGGGACTAG
- the HAGH gene encoding hydroxyacylglutathione hydrolase, mitochondrial isoform X2 yields the protein MKVELLPALTDNYMYLLIDEDTKEAAIVDPVQPQKVVETARKHGVKLTTVLTTHHHWDHAGGNEKLVKLEPGLKVYGGDDRIGALTHKVTHLSTLQVGSLHVKCLSTPCHTSGHICYFVTKPNSPEPPAVFTGDTLFVAGCGKFYEGTADEMYKALLEVLGRLPADTRVYCGHEYTINNLKFARHVEPDNTAVREKLAWAKEKYSIGEPTVPSTIAEEFTYNPFMRVREKTVQQHAGETEPVATMRAIRKEKDQFKMPRD from the exons ATGAAGGTGGAGTTACTGCCCGCTCTGACCGACAATTACATGTACCTGCTCATTGATGAGGACACCAAGGAGGCGGCCATTGTGGATCCGGTGCAGCCCCAGAAG GTGGTGGAAACGGCGAGGAAGCATGGCGTGAAGCTGACCACAGTGCTCACCACCCACCACCACTG GGACCACGCTGGCGGGAACGAGAAGCTGGTCAAGCTGGAACCTGGGTTGAAGGTGTACGGGGGTGATGACCGGATTGGGGCCCTGACTCACAAGGTCACACACCTGTCCACACTGCAG GTGGGGTCTCTCCATGTCAAGTGCCTGTCGACGCCGTGTCACACTTCCGGACACATCTGTTACTTTGTGACCAAGCCCAACAGTCCCGAGCCGCCCGCTGTGTTCACAG GTGACACCTTGTTTGTGGCCGGCTGCGGGAAGTTCTATGAAGGGACAGCGGATGAGATGTACAAAGCCCTGCTCGAGGTCCTGGGCCGGCTCCCTGCAGACACG AGAGTGTACTGTGGCCATGAATACACCATCAACAACCTGAAGTTTGCTCGCCACGTGGAGCCCGACAACACTGCCGTCCGGGAGAAACTGGCCTGGGCCAAG GAGAAGTACAGCATCGGGGAGCCCACGGTGCCATCCACCATCGCCGAGGAGTTCACCTACAACCCATTCATGCGAGTGAG GGAGAAGACGGTGCAGCAGCACGCGGGCGAGACGGAGCCTGTGGCCACCATGAGGGCCATCCGCAAAGAGAAGGACCAGTTCAAGATGCCGCGGGACTAG
- the FAHD1 gene encoding oxaloacetate tautomerase FAHD1, mitochondrial, which produces MAASRPLSRFWEWGKNIVCVGRNYADHVREMQSAAPSEPVLFLKPSTAYAPEGSPVLVPAYTRNLHHELELAVVMGKRCRAVSEAAAMDYVAGYALCLDMTARDVQDECKKKGLPWTLAKSFTASCPVSAFVPKEKIPDPHNLKLWLKVNGELRQEGETSSMIFSIPYIISYVSKIMTLEEGDIILTGTPKGVGPVKENDEIQAGIHGVLSMKFKVERPEY; this is translated from the coding sequence ATGGCCGCCAGCAGGCCGCTGTCCCGCTTCTGGGAGTGGGGGAAGAACATCGTGTGCGTGGGCCGGAACTACGCGGACCACGTCCGGGAGATGCAGAGCGCCGCGCCCAGCGAGCCGGTGCTCTTCCTGAAGCCGTCCACCGCCTACGCCCCCGAGGGCTCGCCGGTGCTCGTGCCCGCCTACACCCGCAACCTGCATCACGAGCTCGAGCTCGCCGTGGTGATGGGCAAGCGCTGCCGCGCCGTCTCGGAGGCCGCGGCCATGGACTACGTGGCCGGCTATGCCCTGTGCCTGGACATGACCGCCAGGGACGTGCAAGACGAGTGCAAGAAGAAGGGGCTGCCCTGGACTCTGGCCAAGAGTTTCACGGCCTCCTGCCCGGTCAGTGCCTTCGTGCCCAAAGAGAAGATCCCTGACCCTCACAACCTGAAGCTCTGGCTCAAGGTCAACGGCGAACTCAGGCAGGAGGGTGAGACATCCTCCATGATTTTTTCCATCCCCTACATCATCAGCTACGTTTCTAAGATCATGACCTTGGAAGAAGGAGATATTATCTTGACCGGGACGCCAAAGGGAGTGGGACCCGTTAAAGAAAATGATGAGATCCAGGCCGGCATACATGGCGTCCTCAGTATGAAGTTTAAGGTGGAGAGGCCAGAATATTGA